The following are from one region of the Amia ocellicauda isolate fAmiCal2 chromosome 1, fAmiCal2.hap1, whole genome shotgun sequence genome:
- the LOC136759753 gene encoding homeobox protein Nkx-2.4-like has product MSLSPKHTTPFSVTDILSPIEETYKKFSGMDGTGNLTSPLGAYRQPQVSQPGMQQHSMGHNATVATTYHMPHSVSQFSHGAMGGYCNGSIGNMGDLPSYQETMRNSAAATGWYGANPDPRYSTISRFMGPSTGMNMTGMGTLTGMADASKSMAPLHAAPRRKRRVLFSQAQVYELERRFKQQKYLSAPEREHLASMIHLTPTQVKIWFQNHRYKMKRQAKDKATQQLQQENNLCQQQQQQQSPRRVAVPVLVKDGKPCQNGSSTPTPNQQQVQQQQNGSGGVLPASSNTINQHQNPQVNPLAQAQDLEEMSPSPPSLHSQISNMAQIDTSTVDYTNNMVSSNLLYGRTW; this is encoded by the exons ATGTCGTTGAGCCCAAAGCACACAACGCCTTTCTCAGTGACAGACATCCTGAGTCCCATCGAGGAGACCTACAAGAAGTTCAGTGGCATGGATGGCACAGGGAACCTCACTTCTCCTCTGGGAGCTTACCGGCAGCCTCAGGTCTCCCAGCCTGGCATGCAACAGCACTCCATGGGCCACAACGCCACAGTGGCGACCACCTACCACATGCCACACAGTGTCTCCCAGTTCTCTCACGGTGCCATGGGAGGATATTGCAATGGGAGCATTGGCAACATGGGGGACCTCCCTTCGTATCAAGAAACCATGAGAAATAGCGCGGCCGCCACGGGATGGTACGGAGCCAACCCAGACCCCAGATATTCAACAA TTTCTAGATTCATGGGACCCTCCACAGGTATGAATATGACCGGAATGGGGACCTTAACGGGGATGGCCGACGCGTCCAAGTCCATGGCCCCTTTACACGCAGCGCCCAGGAGGAAAAGGAGGGTGCTGTTCTCGCAGGCGCAGGTCTATGAGCTGGAAAGGAGATTTAAGCAGCAGAAATACCTCTCCGCGCCCGAGAGGGAGCATCTGGCCAGCATGATCCACCTCACCCCGACCCAGGTCAAAATCTGGTTTCAGAACCACCGGTATAAGATGAAACGACAGGCCAAGGACAAAGCCAcgcagcagctgcagcaggagAATAACTTgtgccagcagcagcagcagcagcagtcgcCCCGGCGGGTCGCGGTGCCCGTGCTGGTGAAGGATGGTAAACCGTGCCAGAATGGGTCCAGCACGCCAACGCCAAACCAGCAGcaggtgcagcagcagcagaacgGGTCTGGGGGGGTCCTCCCCGCTTCCAGCAATACAATCAACCAACACCAGAACCCACAAGTCAACCCCCTAGCCCAGGCCCAAGACCTGGAGGAGATGTCACCCAGCCCCCCATCTCTACACAGCCAAATCAGCAACATGGCTCAGATAGACACTTCCACGGTAGATTACACCAACAACATGGTCAGTTCCAACCTGCTTTACGGCAGGACATGGTAG